In Brachypodium distachyon strain Bd21 chromosome 2, Brachypodium_distachyon_v3.0, whole genome shotgun sequence, one genomic interval encodes:
- the LOC100828370 gene encoding serine/threonine-protein kinase SAPK4 (The RefSeq protein has 1 substitution compared to this genomic sequence) has product MEKYETVRDIGSGNFGVARLMRNRETRDLVAVKCIERGHRIDENVYREIINHRSLRHPNIIRFKEVILTPTHLMIVMEFAAGGELFERICDRGRFSEDEARYFFQQLICGVSYCHHMQICHRDLKLENVLLDGSAAPRLKICDFGYSKSSVLHSRPKSAVGTPAYIAPEVLSRREYDGKLADVWSCGVTLYVMLVGAYPFEDQDDPKNIRKTIQRIMSVQYNIPDHVHISTECRQLMARIFVNSPGRRITMKEIKSHPWFLRNLPRELTEAMQAMYYRRDNTVPSFSGQTSEEIMKIVQEARTMPKSSRPSYGWGDEGSEDEEEKQEEDRPEEEEEEDDEYDKRVKEVHASGELRMSSLHI; this is encoded by the exons atggAGAAGTACGAGACGGTGCGGGACATCGGGTCCGGCAACTTCGGGGTGGCGCGGCTGATGCGCAACCGCGAGACCCGCGACCTCGTCGCCGTCAAGTGCATCGAGCGCGGCCACCgg ATTGACGAGAATGTCTACAGGGAGATCATCAACCACCGCTCGCTGCGCCACCCCAACATAATTCGCTTCAAGGAG GTTATACTGACGCCAACGCATCTTATGATTGTCATGGAGTTCGCAGCAGGTGGGGAGCTATTCGAGCGAATCTGTGATCGCGGGCGGTTCAGTGAGGACGAG GCCAGGTATTTCTTTCAGCAGTTGATCTGTGGTGTGAGCTACTGCCATCACATG CAAATATGCCATAGAGATTTGAAGCTGGAGAATGTTCTCCTGGATGGCAGCGCAGCTCCACGGCTCAAGATATGTGATTTTGGGTACTCCAAG TCTTCAGTATTGCATTCAAGGCCCAAATCAGCGGTGGGGACGCCAGCATATATTGCACCGGAGGTGCTATCCCGCCGCGAGTATGATGGAAAG CTTGCAGATGTATGGTCTTGTGGGGTGACTCTTTATGTCATGCTTGTGGGAGCCTACCCATTTGAAGATCAGGATGACCCCAAGAATATACGCAAGACTATTCAG AGAATAATGTCCGTGCAATATAATATACCAGATCATGTTCACATATCCACGGAATGCAGACAGCTTATGGCTCGTATCTTCGTTAACAGTCCAGGAAGG AGAATCACAATGAAGGAGATAAAGAGCCATCCATGGTTCTTGAGGAACCTGCCAAGGGAGCTCACAGAGGCGATGCAAGCCATGTACTACAGGAGGGATAATACTGTTCCTTCCTTTTCAGAACAGACTTCAGAAGAAATCATGAAGATTGTCCAAGAAGCAAGGACTATGCCCAAATCATCCAGGCCATCCTATGGCTGGGGTGATGAGGGTTCAGAAGATGAGGAAGAGAAGCAAGAGGAAGACAGaccagaagaggaggaagaagaggatgatgaATATGATAAGAGGGTCAAAGAGGTTCATGCCAGTGGAGAGCTCCGCATGAGCTCGCTACACATATGA
- the LOC100829578 gene encoding ammonium transporter 3 member 1 — protein sequence MATADFYNMSVAYNPSGIAVPQWLNKGDNAWQMIAATLVGMQSVPGLVILYGSIVKKKWAVNSAFMALYAFAAVWLCWVTWAYNMSFGHKLLPFWGKARPALGQSFLIAQAVLPESTQFYKGGENFETAWINPLYPMASMVYFQCVFAAITLILLAGSLLGRMNIKAWMLFVPLWLTFSYTIGAFSLWGGGFLFHWGVIDYSGGYVIHLSSGVAGFTAAYWVGPRSTKDRERFPPNNVLLMLTGAGILWMGWAGFNGGDPYSANTDSSLAVLNTNICAATSLLVWTCLDVIFFKKPSVIGAVQGMITGLVCITPGAGLVQGWAAIVMGILSGSIPWFTMMVVHKRSKLLQKVDDTLGVFHTHAVAGFLGGATTGLFAEPVLCGMFLPVTNSRGAFYGGVGGMQFVKQVVGALFIISWNVVVTSIICLVVRLIVPLRMPEEELAIGDDAVHGEEAYALWGDGEKYDSSKHGWYSDNDNTQRNQAPSGVTQDV from the coding sequence ATGGCGACCGCCGATTTCTACAACATGTCGGTGGCATACAACCCATCGGGCATCGCGGTGCCGCAGTGGCTGAACAAGGGCGACAACGCATGGCAGATGATCGCGGCCACGCTGGTGGGCATGCAGAGCGTGCCGGGCCTGGTGATCCTGTACGGGAGCATCGTGAAGAAGAAGTGGGCCGTGAACTCGGCCTTCATGGCGCTCTacgccttcgccgccgtgTGGCTGTGCTGGGTCACCTGGGCATACAACATGTCTTTCGGCCACAAGCTGCTCCCCTTCTGGGGCAAGGCCCGGCCGGCTCTGGGGCAGAGCTTCCTCATCGCCCAGGCCGTGCTGCCCGAGAGCACGCAGTTCTACAAGGGCGGCGAAAACTTCGAAACGGCCTGGATCAACCCGTTGTACCCCATGGCATCCATGGTCTATTTCCAGTGCGTGTTCGCAGCCATCACGCTCATCCTGCTCGCGGGGTCGCTGCTGGGCCGCATGAACATCAAGGCCTGGATGCTCTTCGTCCCGCTCTGGCTCACCTTCTCCTACACCATCGGCGCCTTCTCGCTCTGGGGCGGCGGCTTCCTCTTCCACTGGGGCGTCATCGATTACTCCGGCGGCTACGTCATCCATCTCTCCTCCGGAGTGGCCGGGTTCACGGCCGCGTACTGGGTCGGGCCCAGGTCCACCAAGGACAGGGAGAGGTTCCCACCCAACAACGTGCTGCTCATGCTCACCGGGGCCGGGATTCTCTGGATGGGCTGGGCCGGTTTCAACGGCGGAGACCCTTACTCCGCGAACACCGACTCTTCCCTCGCCGTGCTCAACACCAACATCTGCGCCGCAACCAGCCTCTTAGTCTGGACCTGCCTCGACGTCATCTTCTTCAAGAAGCCCTCCGTGATCGGCGCCGTCCAGGGCATGATCACCGGCCTCGTGTGCATCACCCCCGGCGCGGGTCTGGTCCAGGGCTGGGCGGCGATCGTGATGGGCATCCTGTCCGGCAGCATCCCGTGGTTCACGATGATGGTCGTGCACAAGCGCTCCAAGCTGCTGCAGAAGGTGGACGACACACTGGGCGTGTTCCACACTCACGCCGTGGCGGGGTTCCTCGGCGGCGCCACGACGGGGCTCTTCGCGGAGCCGGTGCTGTGCGGCATGTTCTTGCCCGTGACCAACTCCCGGGGCGCCTTCtacggcggcgtcgggggcATGCAGTTCGTGAAGCAGGTTGTGGGCGCGCTCTTCATCATCTCCTGGAACGTGGTGGTCACCAGCATCATCTGCCTCGTCGTCCGCCTCATCGTGCCGCTGCGGAtgcccgaggaggagctcgccatcGGTGACGACGCCGTGCACGGTGAGGAAGCCTACGCGCTCTGGGGCGACGGCGAGAAGTACGACTCCTCCAAGCACGGATGGTACTCCGACAACGACAACACCCAGCGCAACCAGGCGCCCAGCGGCGTCACGCAGGACGTCTGa
- the LOC100842954 gene encoding DNA repair protein XRCC2 homolog, producing the protein MAREAGGSPREWLAVDETAAAFLSRSLAARPPILLPPPLHRAPLRPGNVVEIAGPSNSGKSQLLLMAAVQCILPKEWAGVYFGGLGKEVMYIDLDCRFDVLRLAQILRNRIAEGCGSAHPINEQFVKDGTEDILFTDCMKRFFYVRCYSSSELIVVLKTVYSQSKARRALGVGIYFLMLDSIGAFYWIDRCSQPTRDSKGKTQSLQSITESVVQEIRKFLQLQPILVLVSKAHIYGEGITTSNDFQRGTSKFLTEDSTVLRYSKREEEINTSCREYMPSVWQTFVTHRIKLQDLVQESGISSEQESEVLSIHTSEWVRPSLNIKEKFYIRDSGVVVIQ; encoded by the exons ATGGCccgggaggcaggagggtcCCCTAGAGAATGGCTTGCCGTAgacgagacggcggcggcattcCTCTCCCGCTCCCTCGCCGCGCGGCCCCCcatcctcctcccgccgccactCCACCGCGCGCCACTCCGCCCGGGCAATGTTGTTGAGATTGCTGGTCCGTCCAACTCCGGCAAGTCCCAGCTGCTCCTCATG GCTGCAGTTCAGTGCATACTACCAAAGGAGTGGGCGGGTGTCTATTTTGGGGGCCTGGGTAAAGAAGTCATGTACATTGACCTGGACTGCCGATTTGATGTGCTACGACTGGCTCAAATTCTGAGGAACCGCATTGCAGAGGGTTGCG GTTCAGCACATCCAATAAATGAACAATTTGTAAAGGATGGCACCGAAGATATACTGTTTACTGATTGCATGAAGCGATTCTTCTATGTCCGTTGTTACAGTAGTTCTGAACTTATAGTTGTTCTGAAG ACTGTATATTCTCAATCCAAAGCAAGGAGAGCTCTTGGTGTTGGTATTTATTTCCTGATGCTAGACAG CATTGGTGCGTTTTATTGGATAGACCGTTGTTCTCAACCTACCAGAGACAGTAAAGG GAAAACTCAGTCACTTCAGAGTATCACTGAGAGTGTTGTCCAAGAAATACGGAAGTTTTTACAACTCCAACCTATTTTAGTGTTGGTGAGTAAGGCACATATTTATGGTGAAGGAATCACAACATCAAATGACTTTCAAAG GGGTACTTCCAAATTCCTGACAGAGGATTCAACAGTTTTGAGATATTCAAAACGGGAAGAAGAAATTAACACCTCATGCCGTGAATACATGCCATCAGTATGGCAG ACATTTGTTACGCACAGGATAAAGTTACAAGATTTAG TACAGGAATCAGGAATTTCCTCTGAGCAGGAAAGCGAGGTGCTTTCTATACATACTTCTGAGTGGGTTCGGCCTTCCCTCAACATAAAGGAGAAGTTCTATATTAGGGAT AGTGGTGTTGTCGTTATACAGTGA
- the LOC100829275 gene encoding probable ion channel POLLUX, giving the protein MTEVYYYRAGGRRRGEGGVGACKLGAPALRLMAESDGGEADPGAGPQAAGGGVSRPEPATRPQRPQLTKSRTISGSTAAAATAAASTAERGRGGRDSILARRSTTAPLPPAAALPPRRLTVAVDDPSHAAPNGGVLDRDWCYPSFLGPHASRPRPPRQQQTPVSADRRNPNNPAPPRRVAISQREEEKCLASVVKQSTLLGERRPLSPPPPRSRRFDLPPYLLPLLVATAISSSLAFWQWMKVLGLQENIRLCGRDNAVGSEGTAETPWILGDPGSNFAYSENWNLAPIAFIIPIFLFKYIDQLRRKKANSTRMRNTEEEVPLEKRIAYKVDVFFSGHPYAKLLALLLATVVLIASGGIALYAVSGSGFLEALWLSWTFVADSGNHADQVGLGPRIVSVSISSGGMLVFATMLGLVSDAISEKVDSWRKGKSEVIEINHILILGWSDKLGSLLKQLAIANKSIGGGVVVVLAERDKEEMEMDIGKLGFDFMGTSVICRSGSPLILADLKKVSVSKARAIIVLASDENADQSDARALRVVLSLTGVKEGLRGHIVVEMSDLDNEPLVKLVGGELIETVVAHDVIGRLMIQCALQPGLAQIWEDILGFENAEFYIKRWPELDGMRFGDVLISFPDAVPCGVKLASRAGKILMNPDDGYILREGDEVLVIAEDDDTYAPAPLPEVHKGFLPNIPTPPKYPEKILFCGWRRDIHDMIMVLEAFLAPGSELWMFNEVPEKEREKKLTDGGMDICGLTNIKLVHKEGNAVIRRHLESLPLETFDSILILADESVEDSIVQSDSRSLATLLLIRDVQSKRLPSKELKSPLRHSGFSHSSWIREMQHASDKSIIISEILDSRTRNLVSVSKISDYVLSNELVSMALAMVAEDKQINRVLEELFAEEGNEMCIRSAEFYLYEQEELSFLDIMVRARERDEIVIGYRLANTDEAIINPEQKSEIRKWSLDDVFVVISKGD; this is encoded by the exons atgacag AGGTTTATTATTACCGGGCGGGCGGGCGCCGGAGAGGGGAAGGTGGAGTGGGAGCTTGCAAGCTTGGAGCTCCAGCTTTGCGGCTAATGGCGGAGAGCGACGGCGGGGAAGCGGACCCTGGCGCTGGTCCGCAGGCTGCTGGTGGCGGTGTCAGCCGGCCGGaacccgccacgcgcccgcagCGGCCGCAGCTCACCAAGTCGCGCACCATCTCCGGCTccaccgcggccgcggccacggcggctgCCTCCACGGCCGAGAGAGGGCGAGGCGGTAGGGACAGCATCCTCGCCCGCCGCTCTACCACGGCGCCCCTCCCGCCGGCGGctgcgctgccgccgcggcggctcACCGTCGCCGTGGACGATCCCTCCCACGCGGCGCCCAACGGCGGCGTGCTCGACCGGGACTGGTGCTACCCGTCCTTTCTCGGCCCGCACGcctcgcggccgcggccgccgcgtcaGCAGCAGACGCCCGTGTCTGCAGACCGTCGGAACCCTAACAACCCTGCCCCGCCGCGGAGGGTGGCGATCTCgcagcgggaggaggagaagtgCTTGGCGTCTGTGGTTAAGCAGTCGACGCTACTGGGGGAGAGGAGGCCACTCTCGCCTCCGCCCCCACGCTCTCGGCGATTTGATCTCCCTCCGTACCTCCTACCC TTGCTGGTCGCAACTGCCATAAGCTCTTCCCTGGCTTTTTGGCAGTGGATGAAAGTGCTGGGACTCCAG GAGAACATCAGATTATGCGGTAGAGATAATGCTGTGGGCAGTGAGGGAACCGCTGAGACACCCTGGATCCTCGGGGACCCTGGTTCCAATTTTGCTTACTCTGAGAATTGGAATTTAGCTCCTATTGCTTTCATCATACCTATATTCCTGTTTAAATACATTGATCAGCTCCGGCGGAAGAAAGCAAATTCCACCAGGATGAGAAATACTGAGGAAGAAGTACCGCTTGAGAAGAGGATTGCTTACAAGGTTGATGTGTTCTTCTCAGGGCATCCATATGCTAAGCTTCTCGCCCTCCTGTTGGCCACTGTAGTTCTCATCGCCTCGGGCGGGATTGCGCTGTATGCTGTTAGTGGCAGTGGATTCCTGGAGGCTCTTTGGCTTTCTTGGACCTTTGTGGCAGATTCAGGAAACCATGCTGACCAGGTTGGCCTGGGTCCAAGGATTGTGTCTGTATCGATTAGCTCCGGCGGCATGCTGGTATTTGCCACGATGCTTGGGCTTGTATCAGATGCGATATCAGAGAAGGTTGATTCTTGGCGTAAGGGAAAAAGCGAGGTGATAGAGATCAACCATATACTAATCCTCGGGTGGAGCGACAAGCTG GGCTCTCTTCTGAAGCAGCTAGCTATAGCAAATAAAAGTATTGGGGGCGGTGTAGTTGTTGTTCTGGCAGAAAGAGacaaggaggagatggagatggacaTAGGAAAGCTAGGATTTGACTTCATGGGAACATCTGTAATATGTAGAAGTGGCAGTCCTCTAATTCTAGCAGATCTGAAGAAG GTTTCTGTTTCTAAAGCGCGTGCTATTATAGTTTTAGCATCTGATGAAAATGCAGACCAG AGTGATGCAAGAGCTTTGCGCGTCGTACTGAGCCTGACTGGAGTAAAGGAGGGTTTAAGAGGACATATTGTTGTAGAGATGAGTGATCTTGACAATGAACCTTTAGTGAAACTGGTTGGAGGTGAACTAATTGAAACAGTTGTTGCCCATGATGTGATTGGCCGTTTGATGATACAGTGTGCGCTACAACCTGGCCTTGCACAG ATATGGGAGGATATTTTAGGATTCGAAAATGCAGAGTTCTATATTAAAAGATGGCCAGAATTGGATGGCATGCGGTTTGGGGATGTTTTGATCTCATTCCCTGATGCTGTGCCTTGTGGAGTGAAGCTTGCTTCAAGAGCTGGAAAGATATTAATGAATCCTGATGATGGTTATATTTTAAGAGAAGGTGACGAGGTCCTTGTTATAGCAGAAGATGATGATACTTATGCTCCTGCCCCTCTACCAGAG GTGCATAAGGGTTTTCTACCTAACATTCCCACCCCTCCTAAATATCCAGAGAAGATTCTATTCTGTGGTTGGCGACGTGATATCCACGATATGATAATG GTTCTAGAAGCATTTCTTGCTCCAGGTTCTGAATTGTGGATGTTCAATGAGGTGccagagaaagagagggagaaaaaGCTGACCGACGGTGGTATGGATATTTGTGGACTAACAAACATTAAACTTGTACATAAAGAAGGGAATGCTGTTATCAGGCGGCACTTAGAAAGCTTGCCTCTCGAGACCTTTGATTCT ATTTTAATTCTTGCAGATGAGTCAGTAGAGGACTCCATTGTGCAATCTGACTCACGGTCTTTAGCTACACTTCTTCTAATTCGGGACGTTCAG TCCAAACGTCTTCCATCAAAGGAGTTAAAATCACCTCTCCGTCACAGTGGCTTCTCTCACAGTTCTTGGATTCGGGAAATGCAGCACGCGTCAGACAAATCAATAATTATCAGCGAAATACTGGATTCCAGAACCAGAAATCTCGTATCTGTCTCCAAAATCAGCGACTACGTTCTATCAAATGAACTTGTAAGTATGGCATTAGCAATGGTAGCAGAAGACAAGCAAATCAACAGAGTTCTTGAAGAACTTTTTGCTGAAGAG GGCAACGAGATGTGCATACGATCCGCTGAATTTTACCTATACGAACAAGAGGAATTGAGTTTCCTTGATATAATGGTCAGGGCTCGTGAGAGAGATGAGATTGTGATTGGCTACCGCCTTGCCAACACCGACGAGGCAATCATTAATCCAGAACAGAAGTCTGAGATTAGGAAGTGGTCGCTAGACGATGTCTTTGTTGTGATTTCAAAAGGTGACTAA